A window of the Arachis duranensis cultivar V14167 chromosome 5, aradu.V14167.gnm2.J7QH, whole genome shotgun sequence genome harbors these coding sequences:
- the LOC107488757 gene encoding lysM domain receptor-like kinase 3 isoform X1 gives MMKNTMASLTHQLPLLLTFVASYAFVLTTTSVFSSKVSMKETILEPFKCSTNIKTCNASLYHITYGDNDDDQTIQHYISSNYTNSSQIRPITRGTRQDHLITVPCSCRNNNNLNGYYYDTTYTVKPNDNFYDINNFVYSGQAMLINGVLYPGQNLSIHIPCGCSEIESQIVVTYTVQRNDTSSGIAKLLNSTVAEMESVNHLLDQNPSYIDVGWVLFVPSHFNGIPLPPTKEKKPKWQIITGVLVSVTLLSMIAVIFLILRRNRDNAASATNNPKSVTKRSISKKNSDIHKEYMQVNVGADATSFESERPVIYSIEEIEDATNNFDENRRIGVGGYGSVYFGMLGHKEVAVKKMKSNKSKEFFAELKALCKIHHINIVELLGYASGDDHLYLVYEYVANGSLSDHLHDPLLKGHQALSWCARTQIALDAAKGIEYIHDYTKAQYVHRDIKTTNILLDQKLRAKVADFGLAKLVERTNDEEFIATRLVGTPGYLPPESVKELQVTIKTDVFAFGVVLSELITGRRALFRDSQKPNQMESLISLVKKIFQDNDPVTALENVTDMNLQHNYPIDAIYKMGEIAEWCMREEPMERPEMKEIVGALSKIVMTSIEWEASLGGDSQVFSGVFIGR, from the exons ATGATGAAGAACACCATGGCTTCTCTTACTCATCAACTCCCTCTTCTGCTTACCTTTGtggcatcatatgcatttgttctTACCACAACTAGTGTGTTCTCATCGAAAGtttcaatgaaagaaacaatTTTGGAACCTTTCAAGTGCTCCACAAACATAAAAACATGCAATGCCTCACTCTACCACATAACCTACGGGGATAATGATGATGACCAAACCATACAACATTACATATCTTCCAACTACACAAACTCCTCCCAAATCAGACCAATCACACGTGGCACAAGACAAGACCACCTCATAACAGTGCCTTGTTCTTGCAGAAACAACAACAACCTCAACGGTTATTACTATGACACAACCTACACTGTGAAGCCAAATGATAATTTCTATGACATTAATAACTTTGTTTACAGTGGTCAAGCGATGCTTATAAATGGTGTTTTGTACCCGGGTCAGAATCTGAGTATTCATATTCCCTGTGGGTGTTCAGAAATTGAGTCACAAATTGTTGTGACTTACACGGTTCAAAGAAATGATACCTCATCTGGAATAGCTAAGCTTTTGAATTCTACGGTTGCTGAGATGGAGAGTGTGAATCATCTTTTGGATCAGAACCcatcatacatagatgtgggtTGGGTTTTGTTTGTTCCTAGCCATTTTAATGGAATTCCACTGCCTCCAACAAAAG AAAAGAAACCAAAGTGGCAGATAATCACTGGGGTCTTAGTGAGTGTGACATTACTGTCAATGATTGCCGTCATCTTTCTCATTCTCAGGAGAAATAGGGATAACGCAGCATCCGCCACAAATAATCCAAAAAGTGTCACTAAAAGATCGATTTCCAAAAAGAACTCTGACATTCATAAAGAATACATGCAAG TAAATGTTGGTGCAGATGCTACATCATTTGAGTCAGAAAGACCAGTAATTTACTCAATTGAGGAGATAGAAGATGCCACAAATAACTTCGATGAAAACAGAAGAATTGGGGTTGGTGGATATGGCAGTGTATATTTTGGAATGTTAGGCCACAAG GAGGTTGctgtgaagaagatgaagtccAATAAATCCAAGGAGTTCTTCGCAGAACTCAAGGCCTTATGTAAGATCCATCACATAAACATT GTGGAGTTGTTAGGGTATGCAAGTGGAGATGACCACCTTTATTTGGTGTACGAGTATGTTGCAAATGGATCTCTGAGTGATCATCTTCATGATCCTTTACTTAAAGGTCATCAGGCTCTATCTTGGTGTGCTAGGACTCAGATTGCATTGGATGCAGCAAAAGGAATTGAATACATACATGATTACACAAAAGCACAATATGTTCACCGTGATATAAAGACTACTAACATTCTTCTTGATCAGAAACTCAGAGCCAAG GTAGCAGATTTTGGCCTCGCAAAACTGGTGGAACGGACCAATGATGAAGAATTCATTGCAACAAGGCTTGTTGGAACACCAGGCTACCTTCCACCCGA ATCTGTGAAAGAATTACAAGTAACCATAAAAACGGATGTGTTTGCATTTGGAGTAGTTCTATCAGAGCTGATAACAGGAAGACGTGCGCTATTTCGTGACAGCCAAAAACCCAATCAAATGGAATCTCTTATTTCACTT GTTAAGAAAATATTCCAAGATAATGATCCCGTCACTGCTTTAGAAAATGTCACAGATATGAATCTTCAACATAACTATCCTATAGACGCTATCTACAAG ATGGGAGAAATAGCAGAGTGGTGCATGAGGGAGGAACCAATGGAGAGGCCTGAAATGAAGGAGATAGTTGGCGCGTTGTCAAAGATAGTTATGACATCCATCGAGTGGGAAGCATCGCTCGGAGGAGATAGCCAAGTTTTCAGCGGCGTATTTATTGGAAGATGA
- the LOC107488757 gene encoding lysM domain receptor-like kinase 3 isoform X3, translated as MMKNTMASLTHQLPLLLTFVASYAFVLTTTSVFSSKVSMKETILEPFKCSTNIKTCNASLYHITYGDNDDDQTIQHYISSNYTNSSQIRPITRGTRQDHLITVPCSCRNNNNLNGYYYDTTYTVKPNDNFYDINNFVYSGQAMLINGVLYPGQNLSIHIPCGCSEIESQIVVTYTVQRNDTSSGIAKLLNSTVAEMESVNHLLDQNPSYIDVGWVLFVPSHFNGIPLPPTKEKKPKWQIITGVLVSVTLLSMIAVIFLILRRNRDNAASATNNPKSVTKRSISKKNSDIHKEYMQVNVGADATSFESERPVIYSIEEIEDATNNFDENRRIGVGGYGSVYFGMLGHKEVAVKKMKSNKSKEFFAELKALCKIHHINIVELLGYASGDDHLYLVYEYVANGSLSDHLHDPLLKGHQALSWCARTQIALDAAKGIEYIHDYTKAQYVHRDIKTTNILLDQKLRAKVADFGLAKLVERTNDEEFIATRLVGTPGYLPPESVKELQVTIKTDVFAFGVVLSELITGRRALFRDSQKPNQMESLISLIDSG; from the exons ATGATGAAGAACACCATGGCTTCTCTTACTCATCAACTCCCTCTTCTGCTTACCTTTGtggcatcatatgcatttgttctTACCACAACTAGTGTGTTCTCATCGAAAGtttcaatgaaagaaacaatTTTGGAACCTTTCAAGTGCTCCACAAACATAAAAACATGCAATGCCTCACTCTACCACATAACCTACGGGGATAATGATGATGACCAAACCATACAACATTACATATCTTCCAACTACACAAACTCCTCCCAAATCAGACCAATCACACGTGGCACAAGACAAGACCACCTCATAACAGTGCCTTGTTCTTGCAGAAACAACAACAACCTCAACGGTTATTACTATGACACAACCTACACTGTGAAGCCAAATGATAATTTCTATGACATTAATAACTTTGTTTACAGTGGTCAAGCGATGCTTATAAATGGTGTTTTGTACCCGGGTCAGAATCTGAGTATTCATATTCCCTGTGGGTGTTCAGAAATTGAGTCACAAATTGTTGTGACTTACACGGTTCAAAGAAATGATACCTCATCTGGAATAGCTAAGCTTTTGAATTCTACGGTTGCTGAGATGGAGAGTGTGAATCATCTTTTGGATCAGAACCcatcatacatagatgtgggtTGGGTTTTGTTTGTTCCTAGCCATTTTAATGGAATTCCACTGCCTCCAACAAAAG AAAAGAAACCAAAGTGGCAGATAATCACTGGGGTCTTAGTGAGTGTGACATTACTGTCAATGATTGCCGTCATCTTTCTCATTCTCAGGAGAAATAGGGATAACGCAGCATCCGCCACAAATAATCCAAAAAGTGTCACTAAAAGATCGATTTCCAAAAAGAACTCTGACATTCATAAAGAATACATGCAAG TAAATGTTGGTGCAGATGCTACATCATTTGAGTCAGAAAGACCAGTAATTTACTCAATTGAGGAGATAGAAGATGCCACAAATAACTTCGATGAAAACAGAAGAATTGGGGTTGGTGGATATGGCAGTGTATATTTTGGAATGTTAGGCCACAAG GAGGTTGctgtgaagaagatgaagtccAATAAATCCAAGGAGTTCTTCGCAGAACTCAAGGCCTTATGTAAGATCCATCACATAAACATT GTGGAGTTGTTAGGGTATGCAAGTGGAGATGACCACCTTTATTTGGTGTACGAGTATGTTGCAAATGGATCTCTGAGTGATCATCTTCATGATCCTTTACTTAAAGGTCATCAGGCTCTATCTTGGTGTGCTAGGACTCAGATTGCATTGGATGCAGCAAAAGGAATTGAATACATACATGATTACACAAAAGCACAATATGTTCACCGTGATATAAAGACTACTAACATTCTTCTTGATCAGAAACTCAGAGCCAAG GTAGCAGATTTTGGCCTCGCAAAACTGGTGGAACGGACCAATGATGAAGAATTCATTGCAACAAGGCTTGTTGGAACACCAGGCTACCTTCCACCCGA ATCTGTGAAAGAATTACAAGTAACCATAAAAACGGATGTGTTTGCATTTGGAGTAGTTCTATCAGAGCTGATAACAGGAAGACGTGCGCTATTTCGTGACAGCCAAAAACCCAATCAAATGGAATCTCTTATTTCACTT ATTGATTCAGGTTAA
- the LOC107488757 gene encoding lysM domain receptor-like kinase 3 isoform X2 → MMKNTMASLTHQLPLLLTFVASYAFVLTTTSVFSSKVSMKETILEPFKCSTNIKTCNASLYHITYGDNDDDQTIQHYISSNYTNSSQIRPITRGTRQDHLITVPCSCRNNNNLNGYYYDTTYTVKPNDNFYDINNFVYSGQAMLINGVLYPGQNLSIHIPCGCSEIESQIVVTYTVQRNDTSSGIAKLLNSTVAEMESVNHLLDQNPSYIDVGWVLFVPSHFNGIPLPPTKEKKPKWQIITGVLVSVTLLSMIAVIFLILRRNRDNAASATNNPKSVTKRSISKKNSDIHKEYMQDATSFESERPVIYSIEEIEDATNNFDENRRIGVGGYGSVYFGMLGHKEVAVKKMKSNKSKEFFAELKALCKIHHINIVELLGYASGDDHLYLVYEYVANGSLSDHLHDPLLKGHQALSWCARTQIALDAAKGIEYIHDYTKAQYVHRDIKTTNILLDQKLRAKVADFGLAKLVERTNDEEFIATRLVGTPGYLPPESVKELQVTIKTDVFAFGVVLSELITGRRALFRDSQKPNQMESLISLVKKIFQDNDPVTALENVTDMNLQHNYPIDAIYKMGEIAEWCMREEPMERPEMKEIVGALSKIVMTSIEWEASLGGDSQVFSGVFIGR, encoded by the exons ATGATGAAGAACACCATGGCTTCTCTTACTCATCAACTCCCTCTTCTGCTTACCTTTGtggcatcatatgcatttgttctTACCACAACTAGTGTGTTCTCATCGAAAGtttcaatgaaagaaacaatTTTGGAACCTTTCAAGTGCTCCACAAACATAAAAACATGCAATGCCTCACTCTACCACATAACCTACGGGGATAATGATGATGACCAAACCATACAACATTACATATCTTCCAACTACACAAACTCCTCCCAAATCAGACCAATCACACGTGGCACAAGACAAGACCACCTCATAACAGTGCCTTGTTCTTGCAGAAACAACAACAACCTCAACGGTTATTACTATGACACAACCTACACTGTGAAGCCAAATGATAATTTCTATGACATTAATAACTTTGTTTACAGTGGTCAAGCGATGCTTATAAATGGTGTTTTGTACCCGGGTCAGAATCTGAGTATTCATATTCCCTGTGGGTGTTCAGAAATTGAGTCACAAATTGTTGTGACTTACACGGTTCAAAGAAATGATACCTCATCTGGAATAGCTAAGCTTTTGAATTCTACGGTTGCTGAGATGGAGAGTGTGAATCATCTTTTGGATCAGAACCcatcatacatagatgtgggtTGGGTTTTGTTTGTTCCTAGCCATTTTAATGGAATTCCACTGCCTCCAACAAAAG AAAAGAAACCAAAGTGGCAGATAATCACTGGGGTCTTAGTGAGTGTGACATTACTGTCAATGATTGCCGTCATCTTTCTCATTCTCAGGAGAAATAGGGATAACGCAGCATCCGCCACAAATAATCCAAAAAGTGTCACTAAAAGATCGATTTCCAAAAAGAACTCTGACATTCATAAAGAATACATGCAAG ATGCTACATCATTTGAGTCAGAAAGACCAGTAATTTACTCAATTGAGGAGATAGAAGATGCCACAAATAACTTCGATGAAAACAGAAGAATTGGGGTTGGTGGATATGGCAGTGTATATTTTGGAATGTTAGGCCACAAG GAGGTTGctgtgaagaagatgaagtccAATAAATCCAAGGAGTTCTTCGCAGAACTCAAGGCCTTATGTAAGATCCATCACATAAACATT GTGGAGTTGTTAGGGTATGCAAGTGGAGATGACCACCTTTATTTGGTGTACGAGTATGTTGCAAATGGATCTCTGAGTGATCATCTTCATGATCCTTTACTTAAAGGTCATCAGGCTCTATCTTGGTGTGCTAGGACTCAGATTGCATTGGATGCAGCAAAAGGAATTGAATACATACATGATTACACAAAAGCACAATATGTTCACCGTGATATAAAGACTACTAACATTCTTCTTGATCAGAAACTCAGAGCCAAG GTAGCAGATTTTGGCCTCGCAAAACTGGTGGAACGGACCAATGATGAAGAATTCATTGCAACAAGGCTTGTTGGAACACCAGGCTACCTTCCACCCGA ATCTGTGAAAGAATTACAAGTAACCATAAAAACGGATGTGTTTGCATTTGGAGTAGTTCTATCAGAGCTGATAACAGGAAGACGTGCGCTATTTCGTGACAGCCAAAAACCCAATCAAATGGAATCTCTTATTTCACTT GTTAAGAAAATATTCCAAGATAATGATCCCGTCACTGCTTTAGAAAATGTCACAGATATGAATCTTCAACATAACTATCCTATAGACGCTATCTACAAG ATGGGAGAAATAGCAGAGTGGTGCATGAGGGAGGAACCAATGGAGAGGCCTGAAATGAAGGAGATAGTTGGCGCGTTGTCAAAGATAGTTATGACATCCATCGAGTGGGAAGCATCGCTCGGAGGAGATAGCCAAGTTTTCAGCGGCGTATTTATTGGAAGATGA